The Streptomyces sp. NBC_01439 genome contains the following window.
GGGGATCGCGCTCGCGGGCACCCTGGTCACGGCCACCTCCGACCGGGCCCGCGAGCTCGCGGTGCTGCGCCTGGCCGGAGCCACCCGGTGGCAGGTCCTGCGGCTAGTGGCGGGGGAGTCCCTGCTGGTCGTGCTCGTCGGCACGGTCACCGGCACCCTGGTCGCCGCCCTGAACCTGGCCGGTGTCGGGGCGGCACTGGGCCTCTTGGACGTCAGGGGCGCCCTGGTGATCCCGTGGGCCGCCCTCGGGGCGACGTCCGGCGCCTGCGCGGCCGTGGCGGTGGTCTCCGCGGTCGTCCCGGCCGGGCTGTGCCTACGGCGCAGGGCGGTCGAGACGGCGGGCCAGCACTAGCTCATCATGCGGTGCTGCTGAGGCGGGGGGCGTACAGCTCCAGCAGGCGGGTGCGGGTCTGCTGGAGGCGCATCGCGAGGACGCGCCCGACCCAGTGTCCGATCGCGGAGCCGAAGGTGGGATCGGCGTCCATCAACATCCGCACGGTCGCGGCGTCGAACTCGTACGCCCGTACCGGTGTCATCGCCTCCGCGCCGAGCTGCCACACGTACGGCGGGAACAGCCAGGACCACCCCACCAGCTCACCGGGGCCGAGGCTCTCCACGGGCGCGGGCCGGCGGCCGGCGACGGGGATTTCCAAGGTCACGGTGCCGGAACGCACGATCCAGAAGGAATCCGCCCGGGTGCCCTCGTCGAAGATGCGCGCGCTCTCCGGGAAATTGACCTCACGGGCCTGGGACATCAGCCGTCCACGGTGCTCGGTGGACAGGACGGCGGCGATCCGGATGGGGGAAGGTGTGCTCACGACGGCCTCCGATCACGACCCCCCACGACGCTCCTGCTCTCCCAGTGTCGCCGAAGCCCGCCATATCGCGGCCGGACGGGACGCGGTTTCTTCCGGGGCCGGTCCGGGAACGGGCCCCGGCGGCCTTCCACGCCAGTCAGGGGGTCGGGCGGAGGGTCCGTCGTACGGCGTTGCGCAGCCACTGGTGGGCCCCGTCGGCGCTGTGCCGCGGGTGCCAGGCCATGCCGATCGTCAGAGGTGGCAGCAGCAGCGGGATGTCCAGCAGGCGCAGCCCCATCGCGCGTGCCGCGTCGCCGAGTGGCGAAGGCGGCTCGCCCGGCAGCGCGGTCGGTACCAGGCAGACCACGTCGCCGACCGCGGCCAGTGCCATCGCCGCCAGATGCCCGGGCAGGACGGCGCTCACCTGCCGGCTGAGGCCCTGCTCGGCCAGGGCCGCGTCCAGCGGACCGGTGAAGCGGCCCCGGCGGCTGACCGCCACGTGCTCGGCCGCGGCCAGCCGAGCAGGGGTCAGGGTCCCTTCGGTGAGCGGGTGCCCGGCTCTGACACCGGCCGCCATCCGCAGCGTGACCAGCTCTTCGACCCGGGTCTCCGGGTCGACGTGGTCGATGGCCCCGATCTCCAGGTCGACCCGACCTTCGCGCAGCGCGGGGCCCGCCTCCCACTCCTCGGCCAGCACCCGTAGCGAGACCCCCGGCGCCCGGCGCCGGGCCAGCGCGAGCAGCCCCGGCGCCAGCGCGGCGCCGACCAGGTCCGAGGCCTGGACGGTGAACGTGCGCCGCAGTGCGGCGGGGTCGATCCCGCCGCTCGGGGTGAGCAGTGCCTCCAGCCGGCGCACCACCGCGGCGGCCTCGTCCCGCAGCGCCTCGGCGCGGGGCGTAGGCACCATCGCCTGGCCCGCCCGTACGAGCAGCGGATCCTGGAGCACCCGGCGCAGCCGGGCCAACGTGCGGCTCATCGCCGCGGGCGAGGTGCGCAGCCGTGCGGCGGCGCGGGTGACGCTCTGCTCGGTCAGGAGGGCGTCGAGGGCGACGGCGAGATTGGCGTCGAGGTGGGGAACGATGCTGGTCAACGGCGTTATTCCAATTCTGGCAAGGATTGGATGCTGAAGTTCCCATTGTGGCAATGCGGTGGGCGTTTGCACGATGAGGAGGCCTTACCGCTTCGACACGACTCCGAGGTTTTCATGATCGTCATTACTGCCCCCACCGGAAACATCGGCCGGCGGCTGCTGTCGCTGCTGGTCGAAGCCGCGCCCGCGCACGGAGAGGAGTTGCGCGTCGTCGTCCGCGATCCCGCCCGGCTCCCCGAAGCCGTACGCGGACGGGTCCAGGTGGTCACCGGCTCGCACGGCGACGCCGCGACCGTCGAGCGCGCCTTCACCGGGGCCGATGCCGTCTTCTGGCTGGTGCCACCGGACGCCTCGCTCACGCCCGAGGAGGCGTACAGCGGCTTCACCCGCCCGGCCGCGCGGGCGTTCGCCGCCCACGGGGTCGGCCGTGTCGTCGGCGTCTCGGCGCTCGGCCGCGGCACCCCCCTGGCCGGCCGGGCCGGGCTGGTCACCGCCTCCCTGGCCATGGACGACCTGATCGCCGCTTCCGGTGTCGCCTACCGCGCACTGGCCAATCCGTCCTTCTTCGAGAACCTGTTGGAGGAGGTCGACTCGATCCGCGAGAACGGTGTCTTCACCGACACCGTCGCGGCCGACCGTCCGGCCCCGCTGGTGGCCGTCGCCGACATCGCAGCGACGGCGGCCGGACTGCTGCTGGACCGTTCCTGGACCGGCGTCGACAGTGTGCCGGTGCTCGGCCCGCAGGACCTGTCGCCCAACGACCTGGCCCGCATCATGACCGCGGAACTGGGCCGTCCGGTCCGCTACCGGCGCGAGTCGCTCGACGAGATGCGGTCCGCCATGCTCGCCCACGGCCTCCATGCGGCGTTCGTCGAGGGCATGGTCGACATGAAGCGCGCCAAGGACCAGGGCCTGGACTCGGGCGTCGCCCGCGGGCCACAGACGGGCCCTGGCCCGGCCACCGGCTTCGCCCAGTGGTGCGCGCAGACCCTGGGGCCCGCCGTCCTCGCCACCTCGGAGGCAGTCGATGCCCACTGACCGAACCGAGCCGCCGGTCACCGCGTTCATGCTGGTCAAGACCACGCCCGAGTGGCTGGCGATGACCTTGGCCGAACGCGTCCACGCCTTCACCACCGGTGTCGTCCCGGTGATCGAGGCCCGCACCCGCGGCGTCCGCTCCCGCTTCTACGACACGGAGTTCTACTCGGCGCGGGTCACCGACATCTGGGTCTGGGAGGCGGACGACCACGACGCCTACCGGCTGCTGATCGACGCGTTGCGCGAAACCCCCTTCTGGGACCGGTACTTCGAGGTGGTGGACCTGCTCGTGGGCACCGAGAACGGTTACGCCCGCACCTACGGCCTGGAGCCGGTGGCCACCCTCGCCACCTGACGCGGGCCCCGCCCGCCCGGTGCCGCCGCCCTGCGGGGGCACCGGGCCCTCGCCGGCCGCGCAGCGGGCTCCCGGGCACCGCACCTCACCGCGCCGCGGGAGCGACGTCGAAGCCTTCGTCCGGCACCCCGCCGGGCGCTAGGGGGTGTCCTCGGCGTTCGCCTCCAAGCAGGCCAGCTCCATCGCGTCGAGGACGGCCTCGTGGCTGCGCCCGCTCAGCTCGGCGACGTTCTCGATCTGGGCCGTCGCCCAGGCCGCCAGGGTCATCACCAGCACCCGGAGCCCGTCGGTGCCGTGCTCGGCCAGGACCGCGTCGGCG
Protein-coding sequences here:
- a CDS encoding Crp/Fnr family transcriptional regulator, whose protein sequence is MSTPSPIRIAAVLSTEHRGRLMSQAREVNFPESARIFDEGTRADSFWIVRSGTVTLEIPVAGRRPAPVESLGPGELVGWSWLFPPYVWQLGAEAMTPVRAYEFDAATVRMLMDADPTFGSAIGHWVGRVLAMRLQQTRTRLLELYAPRLSSTA
- a CDS encoding LysR family transcriptional regulator, which gives rise to MTSIVPHLDANLAVALDALLTEQSVTRAAARLRTSPAAMSRTLARLRRVLQDPLLVRAGQAMVPTPRAEALRDEAAAVVRRLEALLTPSGGIDPAALRRTFTVQASDLVGAALAPGLLALARRRAPGVSLRVLAEEWEAGPALREGRVDLEIGAIDHVDPETRVEELVTLRMAAGVRAGHPLTEGTLTPARLAAAEHVAVSRRGRFTGPLDAALAEQGLSRQVSAVLPGHLAAMALAAVGDVVCLVPTALPGEPPSPLGDAARAMGLRLLDIPLLLPPLTIGMAWHPRHSADGAHQWLRNAVRRTLRPTP
- a CDS encoding NAD(P)H-binding protein, whose product is MIVITAPTGNIGRRLLSLLVEAAPAHGEELRVVVRDPARLPEAVRGRVQVVTGSHGDAATVERAFTGADAVFWLVPPDASLTPEEAYSGFTRPAARAFAAHGVGRVVGVSALGRGTPLAGRAGLVTASLAMDDLIAASGVAYRALANPSFFENLLEEVDSIRENGVFTDTVAADRPAPLVAVADIAATAAGLLLDRSWTGVDSVPVLGPQDLSPNDLARIMTAELGRPVRYRRESLDEMRSAMLAHGLHAAFVEGMVDMKRAKDQGLDSGVARGPQTGPGPATGFAQWCAQTLGPAVLATSEAVDAH
- a CDS encoding darcynin family protein yields the protein MPTDRTEPPVTAFMLVKTTPEWLAMTLAERVHAFTTGVVPVIEARTRGVRSRFYDTEFYSARVTDIWVWEADDHDAYRLLIDALRETPFWDRYFEVVDLLVGTENGYARTYGLEPVATLAT